TAGGTAGCCTGCTCGCCATCTTTCTTGCAAAGCGTGGACACAAAGTGAACGTCTATGAACGTCGCGCCGATCCACGAAGTACCGATGTATATGCTGGTCGAAGCATCAACCTGGTGGTAAGCCATCGCGGGTGGACGGCCTTGCGTGCCGCTGGTGTTGAGAAGGCAGTGAGGGAGATCGTAGTTCCCGTGTATGCGCGGATGATGCACGATCGCCAAGGCAACTTGAACAAGGTGCCGTACAGCATCGATAACAAAGCGATCTTCAGTGTCAGCCGTAGCGAATTGAATCGGCGTCTGCTCGTCGAAGCAGAAAAGCTGCCGAATGTTACGTTACATTTTGATCAGCGGTGTATGGATGTTGATCTGGAAAATGCTACGTGTACCTTCGAGAGCGTTGGTGGCATGGTTGCTGAAGTAAAGGCGGATGTTGTTTTCGGTAGTGATGGTGCATTCAGTGCGGTGCGCTCCAAAATGATGATGGGTCGTTTCTCCTACAGCCAAGAATACATCGAGCATGATTACAAAGAGGTGGCCTTTCCTGCGAACGCGGATGGCACACCGAAGATGGATCCGCAGTGTTTGCACATCTGGCCGCGGCAGCATTACATGATGATGGGTCTCGCGAACCAGGACGGTGGTTTTACAGGGACATTGTTCATGCCACACACGGCATCAGCCTTTACGCCGCAGGCGTCATTCCGGAATGCGGGTGCTGCGAAGCAGAAGGGCCCCGCATATCCGGAATCTCACAAAAGCCCAACTCTCACTTCCTATCCAGGCTTTGATACTGTTGTCACGGAGGAACAGGCGAAGAAGTTTTTCGCCGAGCATTTCGCAGACGCCATGCCGATCGTTCCTGATCTGGTGGATCAATACATGCGCAACCCGCAAAGCAATTTGGTGATCGTGCGTTGCGATCCATGGACATACAAGGACAAGGTTGCGCTGATCGGCGATGCTGCTCATGCGATCGTTCCGTTCTACGGTGAGGGCATGAACAGTGGCTACGAGGATTGTAAAGTGCTCAACGACCTGCTCGATCAATACGGCGACGATAACTGGGGCGAAGTCTTGCATCAATACGGCAAACAGCGCAAACCGAACGGCGATGCGATCGCTGATCTAAGCATGCGCAA
The nucleotide sequence above comes from Flavobacteriales bacterium. Encoded proteins:
- a CDS encoding FAD-dependent monooxygenase, with protein sequence MKNITIVGGGLVGSLLAIFLAKRGHKVNVYERRADPRSTDVYAGRSINLVVSHRGWTALRAAGVEKAVREIVVPVYARMMHDRQGNLNKVPYSIDNKAIFSVSRSELNRRLLVEAEKLPNVTLHFDQRCMDVDLENATCTFESVGGMVAEVKADVVFGSDGAFSAVRSKMMMGRFSYSQEYIEHDYKEVAFPANADGTPKMDPQCLHIWPRQHYMMMGLANQDGGFTGTLFMPHTASAFTPQASFRNAGAAKQKGPAYPESHKSPTLTSYPGFDTVVTEEQAKKFFAEHFADAMPIVPDLVDQYMRNPQSNLVIVRCDPWTYKDKVALIGDAAHAIVPFYGEGMNSGYEDCKVLNDLLDQYGDDNWGEVLHQYGKQRKPNGDAIADLSMRNFIEMRDLVADPQFILRKKIEGRLQANHPDQWLPLYSQVKFTDTPYVDALSEGRRHDAIMARVLAMPDIEKKWDSAEVEKMALGMLESK